In the Erythrolamprus reginae isolate rEryReg1 unplaced genomic scaffold, rEryReg1.hap1 H_18, whole genome shotgun sequence genome, one interval contains:
- the LOC139155433 gene encoding olfactory receptor 5AR1-like translates to MDRMPQKDINYSLDFPPSNTEIIQAINQLSSGNVRGSGVILADIYKDGGAVFVGKLTQLFQSFWNQQTNPQEQKDASITQIFKRKGNQHVCDNHGGISLLSIADLMVPKSSEWENKTIITEFILLGLSNDPKTQNFLFFVFMIIFLVTVLGNIVIILVIKSEFHFQTPMFFFLSHLAFVDICYSSVTVPKMLANFITKQKTISWEGCIAQIFFFLQTSSTELLILSAMGYDRYVAICDPLHYNRYLTKEKCNKMMGGAWFLGFLGAIWNVLPLLNLHFCSNNIIKHYNCELPSLLPLSCTETLPNYIALLIIILAYGFSSFLFTLVSYINIISSILKIKSSGGRQKAFSTCSSHLIVVGLFYITAFICYMKPSSESFMDLDKVISIQYSILTPMLNPIIYSLKNKQILCGLEKLFGKCRAIILT, encoded by the exons ATGGACAGAATGCCCCAGAAGGATATCAACTACAGCTTAGACTTCCCACCATCAAATACTGAAATCATACAGGCCATCAATCAGCTGTCCAGTGGCAACGTCCGGGGATCTGGTGTGATACTAGCAGACATCTATAAGGATGGTGGTGCAGTATTTGTTGGCAAACTCACTCAGTTGTTCCAGTCTTTCTGGAATCAACAAACCAATCCTCAGGAGCAGAAAGATGCCTCCATCACACAAATATTCAAGAGGAAAGGCAATCAACATGTTTGTGATAATCATGGAGGAATATCATTGCTTTCCATCGCAG ATCTTATGGTTCCTAAATCATCTGAGTGGGAAAATAAAACCATAATAACAGAGTTTATTCTGCTGGGACTCTCCAATGATCCAAAAACacagaattttctttttttcgtCTTCATGATCATATTTTTAGTCACCGTCTTGGGGAATATAGTAATTATATTGGTGATCAAATCTGAGTTTCACTTTCAGACACCCATGTTCTTCTTTCTTAGTCATTTAGCTTTTGTTGACATCTGCTATTCTTCAGTCACTGTTCCAAAAATGCTGGCAAATTTTATTACAAAGCAGAAGACCATTTCCTGGGAAGGATGCATTGCacagattttcttttttctacaaACCTCTTCTACAGAATTGTTGATCCTCTCAGCCATGGGTTATGATCGTTATGTGGCCATATGTGATCCACTTCATTACAACAGATATTTGACGAAAGAGAAATGCAACAAAATGATGGGTGGAGCATGGTTCCTGGGTTTCTTGGGTGCCATATGGAATGTCCTGCCTTTGCTAAACCTTCATTTTTGTAGCAACAATATCATCAAACACTATAATTGTGAGCTTCCTTCACTCTTGCCATTGTCTTGTACAGAGACCCTCCCTAATTATATTGCTCTTCTAATAATTATTTTGGCCTATGGGTTCAGCTCATTTCTTTTCACCCTGGTTTCTTACATTAATATTATTTCATCCATTCTCAAAATAAAATCATCAGGAGGCAGGCAGAAAGCTTTTTCTACATGTAGCTCCCATCTTATTGTTGTGGGTTTGTTTTACATTACAGCATTTATTTGCTATATGAAGCCAAGTTCAGAATCATTCATGGATCTGGACAAAGTGATCTCCATTCAGTATAGCATTTTAACTCCTATGTTAAACCCTATTATCTACAGTCTGAAAAACAAACAGATCCTATGTGGTCTGGAAAAACTCTTTGGAAAATGTAGGGCCATTATTTTGACATGA
- the LOC139155434 gene encoding olfactory receptor 5AN6-like, translated as MGYDRYVAICDPLHYNRYLTKEKCNKMIGGAWFLGFLGAIGNVLPLLNLHFCHNNVIKHYNCELPSLLPLSCSETLPNYIVLLIFILAFGFNSFIFTLVSYINIISSILKIKSSVGRQKAFSTCSSHLIIVGLFYITAFFRYMKPSSESLMDLDKVISIQYSILTPMLNPIIYSLKNKQILCGVEKLFGKCRAIILT; from the coding sequence ATGGGTTATGATCGTTATGTGGCCATATGTGATCCACTTCATTACAACAGATATTTGACGAAAGAGAAATGCAACAAAATGATTGGTGGAGCATGGTTCCTGGGTTTCTTGGGTGCCATAGGGAATGTCCTGCCTTTGCTAAATCTTCATTTTTGTCACAACAATGTCATCAAACACTATAATTGTGAGCTTCCTTCACTCTTGCCCTTGTCTTGTTCAGAGACCCTCCCTAATTATATTGTTCttctaatatttattttggcttttgggttcaattcatttatttttacccTGGTCTCTTACATTAATATTATTTCATCCattcttaaaataaaatcatCTGTAGGCAGGCAGAAAGCTTTTTCCACATGTAGCTCCCATCTTATTATTGTGGGCTTATTTTACATTACAGCGTTTTTTCGCTATATGAAGCCAAGTTCAGAATCACTCATGGATCTGGACAAAGTGATCTCCATTCAGTATAGCATTTTAACTCCTATGTTAAACCCCATTATCTACAGTCTGAAAAACAAACAGATCCTATGTGGTGTGGAAAAACTCTTTGGAAAATGTAGGGCCATTATTTTGACATGA